The genomic region CGCGCTCAGCGCTCTCCACTTCCGGCCAGGCGCGGATCTCTTCCAGGGAAAGGACTGTAGTGCAGCGGATCTGTTTGCGTGACACAAGGCCGCGTATCTCACTCACCGTACCCGCTGCAATCCCTCGGCCCTTGGCAAGGACCACGACACGATCGGCCAGGGCTTCCGCTTCCTCCAGGTAATGTGTTGTCAGGACGATCGATGCTCCATCGTCCACGAGGCGGCGGAGCGTTACCCACATCAGCTGCCTGGCCTGAACATCGAGTCCAACCGTGGGCTCATCGAGGAACAGCAACTTCGGACGGCCGCAGACCGCGATCGCAAATTGCGCATGGCGCTTCTGACCACTGGAGAGTTTTCCATAAGGACGGTCTCGAAGCGCTGTCAGGTGGGTCAACTCCAGGACGGCATCAGGCGTGAGTGGATCCGGGTAGCCGCTCGCTGCGAGGTCAATCAGCTCACGCACGCGCAGCTCCGGCGCGAGAGTCACTTCCTGCATCATCACCCCGACCCGACGCCGCGGCTCGACCCGCTGCGGAGAATGGCCGAAAAGGCGAGCCGATCCGGCGTCGGGCCTCGCGAGGCCCAGCATCAGTGAAATGGCAGTCGTCTTTCCCGCGCCGTTTGGACCGAGAACGGCCAGCAACTCGCCACCATGTACCTTCAAGTCAAGTCCGTCGAGCGCCATAGTCTTCCCAAAGCGCTTGCTCACACCCGCAAGCTCTGCCAGACAATCGTCATTCATGGTTGCTCCCTCCTGAGATTAAAAACCCATTGCGTATTCTCTGATTCGACATCGATTGGCCGCGCAGCATCTTGCTCAATTAGTTAGAACCGCAAGCAGCGCCGCGGCAACCGCGATGATGATCACAATTCGTCGGATTATCAGGTTCATGGTTCCTCCTCTCCTGGGGGAAGGGAATTGTGCGTGCGGTCATTCGCACCCTAACATCGAACCAACATCATTTCCGCTAGTGCCAATGAGACAGTCTCCCCCTCTTGAACTGGCGGCGTGCTCTTCGTGCTGTTTAGCGCGAGCCGCTGCCCGAATCAGGTTGCCGCGCTCAGTAGATTAAGAGAAAAGAGATTAGAGTCTGCGAATGGAAGAGGGGGCGGGTTCGCGCGCGTGGTGAATCACATGGCGAAGATGCCGTACACAGAGCCAGGCGTAGACCACTGCGTTGACCAACAGGTAGACCCAAAGCCAACTCAACACGCCATAGGATATCGATGCATTGAAAACTTGAGCAAGGTGGTTGTACCGCTCGGCATTGTTCGGCCCAGGCGAAACGACAAAGAACGGAGAACTTTTCCAGATGAAATATTGAAGCACCACGCCAATGCTGTTGGCGACCACCCGTGTGGCCGGCAGAATCCAATTCCATTGGGGGCGGGCCAGGTTCACACAGCGCTGCGCCAAACCCGCAAACAGGAGGAGCAGAATCGGCACAAAGAATGTCTGCCACGCCTGCGTGAGTTTCAAGTGGCCCGAGGCTGGACCCAGAACGAGGAATGGCGCGTGGGGGACCGCCATCCACCAGAGAATGGCGACACCCCAAATGGCAGCCCCGGAAAGGGATCGCCAGCGCGGAATCACCTGCATGTACTCCGGCGGAAAAGTCCAGTGCTGACCGGAATTGCGCTGCAGGATCTCCATGAGGATAAAGATTACCGTCACCACCGCAAATTGAATGACAAAAGGAAGGAAGAACCCCGAGATCGTCAGCGGCATGTGGCGGATCGCCACCACCGCAAAAATCGCAATCGTGAGCCCCCAGTTCAGCCACATGATCCGCAGGTAAAGTGGAAACAACTCGGGGCCGATCAGCTGCCGGCCAAACGCCAGGCCGCGTTGCGCCGCGCCGTAACGGCTGGCGACGAGCATCGGATCTCCGTGCTGCGCGAGAAAGGCCTCCTGCTCGCTCTCGTTCAACGGGCGGCCGAGTTCCGCTTCCCGCTCTTCCATCTGCGCCCGGAGATTCTCCGACAGCTCTTTGATGATGTCGTTCCGCTGCCCTCGCGGCAGATAGATTTTGACTGCCCTTAGGTAGTGATCGAGAAGATCCATGTCCTATACCTCTTGG from Terriglobia bacterium harbors:
- a CDS encoding ABC transporter ATP-binding protein — its product is MNDDCLAELAGVSKRFGKTMALDGLDLKVHGGELLAVLGPNGAGKTTAISLMLGLARPDAGSARLFGHSPQRVEPRRRVGVMMQEVTLAPELRVRELIDLAASGYPDPLTPDAVLELTHLTALRDRPYGKLSSGQKRHAQFAIAVCGRPKLLFLDEPTVGLDVQARQLMWVTLRRLVDDGASIVLTTHYLEEAEALADRVVVLAKGRGIAAGTVSEIRGLVSRKQIRCTTVLSLEEIRAWPEVESAERDPQRLLITSNDAEAVVRRLLDGDENLRSLEVRSAGLAEAFTELTREKRQ